In Candidatus Electrothrix scaldis, the genomic window GCATGGGAATTGGCGGGCAAATTACGAAAACATGTAAATCTTCCTCAGCGTTCGTCGATAATCAATGGAGACTGGAATCCTATTAGTTCTATGGAATCCCGCAAGTCCGAAATAGAGTTGCAACGACGATCAAAGCGTACCAATATTCTCCCAATAATGACACCAACCACTCCCCAATGCTGAACCTATCCCCTGACGACGTCCAAGCCATAAAACTCTCCCTGCAGGTGGCCGTCACCGCGACGGTCGTTGCTCTGCTGCCCGGCTCCGCTGTGCGGCTGCCGTGCAATCGGAGTCGGAGCATTGTGCCGAAGGGTTCTCCTGATCTGTCCGCCGAGGCAAAGGAAATCCCTCCTGTTCCCATTGCTTCAACTCTGCAACCATTGCCCGGATGCTGTAGTTATGCTTTTTCGCGAATTCATCACGCAGACGGCGTGTTTCTTCAACAATAGGATCATTCCACATGATTTCTTCCTCCTGTCAATTCTTCAGGGGTGCAAAGGATGGGCGGCTCGAAACCGTATTCGCGGCAGACATGCTCAATGAGCGGACGCTTGACCGCATTCGCAATATGCTTGCAGTTCCAAGTGAGCAGAAAATCAAGACGATGGTAGGCGGCAATGGCGATATGCAATGCGTCTGCCGCCGCCTTTTCCGGAAGTGCCGCCTGCCGAATCAGAAATTCAGATAACTCTTCAGCTTCCGGTGTAATATCAACCAGAGGAATGCCCCGCAGCCATTGCAATCGGGCCGAAGCTGCTGTAGTATCTCCGGCACTGGCCTCTTTGAGAACCAAAGCGGAGACGTAAACGGAAAAGTCTTCCCGTTCAGCACTCCACCAGTCATGCGTAAGCTGCTGATGACCTGCTGCGATGAGGTCACGGCTGGGCCAGGACGCCAGATAGCTGATGATACTTGTTTCAATATAAACCGTTTTACTCATAGTTACAGGATAACATCGCCCTTTGTTATTCACAATTAAAAAACGTATAACATGCTCAACCTATCCCCCGACGACATCCAAGCTATTAAACTCTCCATGCAAGTGGCCGTCACCGCGACGATCATTGCCCTGCCGCCCGGCTTTGCCGTGGCCTATCTCCTGGCCCTGAGTAATATGCGCGGCAAGGCCCTGCTGGAGGGTGTGATTAACCTGCCCCTGGTCCTGCCTCCAGTGGTGACCGGTTATCTCCTCCTCCTGCTCTTTGGTCGGAACGGCTGGCTGGGCAAACTTTTCGGCCTCTTTGATATCCGTATCATCTTCACCCTGCGTGGGGCGGTGATCGCCTCGGCAGTGGTAGGTTTCCCCTTGCTGGTCCGCTCCATCCGCATCGGCATGGAGGGCATTGACCGCCAGTACATCCAGGCCTCCCGAACCCTGGGCGCGAAATGGTGGGATACCCTGTTCACTATCACTGTGCCCCTGTGCAGCCGGGCCATACTTGCCGGAATGACCCTGATGTTTGCCCGCAGCCTGGGTGAGTTCGGCGCCACCATCGTGCTGGCAGGAAATATCCCCGGTATCACTCAGACCATCCCCCTGGCTATCTACGAGTACACCAGCACGCCGGGCGGCGACAGCATGGCTCTGTCCCTCTGCCTGATCTCCATCCTGCTCTCCTTTGCCGTGTTGCTCATCGGCGAGGCAGCCAACCGCACCCTGGCAAGGAGGTAGCCCATGTTTCTCGAAGTAAATGTGACCAAGAACTTCCCCGGCATCACCTGTCATGCCGCCTTTTCCCTGGACAACAAACAATGCGGGGTCTTCGGCCCCTCGGGCAGTGGCAAATCCACCCTCATGCATATGCTGGCCGGGCTG contains:
- a CDS encoding type II toxin-antitoxin system VapC family toxin; protein product: MSKTVYIETSIISYLASWPSRDLIAAGHQQLTHDWWSAEREDFSVYVSALVLKEASAGDTTAASARLQWLRGIPLVDITPEAEELSEFLIRQAALPEKAAADALHIAIAAYHRLDFLLTWNCKHIANAVKRPLIEHVCREYGFEPPILCTPEELTGGRNHVE
- the modB gene encoding molybdate ABC transporter permease subunit, with the protein product MLNLSPDDIQAIKLSMQVAVTATIIALPPGFAVAYLLALSNMRGKALLEGVINLPLVLPPVVTGYLLLLLFGRNGWLGKLFGLFDIRIIFTLRGAVIASAVVGFPLLVRSIRIGMEGIDRQYIQASRTLGAKWWDTLFTITVPLCSRAILAGMTLMFARSLGEFGATIVLAGNIPGITQTIPLAIYEYTSTPGGDSMALSLCLISILLSFAVLLIGEAANRTLARR